GGTCGGGGCCGTTGACCATGATCTCGGAGATCGACGGGTCTTCGAGGAGCGGTTCCAGGACGCCGAGGCCGAGCGCCTCGTCGACGACGCGCCGGATGAGCTGGGCGCGTTCGACGGTGGACAGAACGGGGCCCTCGCGGCTGATGATGTGGCCCAGTACGCGTTCCAGCCGGGCCCGGCGCTCGGCGGGCGCGAGCGCCGACATCTCGGCGAGGTCGATCTCCTCCAGCAGCTTGGCGCGGTAGGAGGAGACCAGCCGGCCGTCCTCGCGCGGGTTGTGGCGGTCGTCGGGGGTGTTGACCCGGGAACGCAGGCTCATCGTCAGGGTCCCTTCGGGTCGTCGTTGGGCATGACGGCGGTGGCGGTGGCGGGGTCGAGCGCGAGCCCGGGGATGATCGAGGTGACCGGGATGGAGACGTTGGCGGTGACCGCGTCCCCGCCGCCGGACACCGTGATGGTGGCCGCGAGCCCCGAACGGATCGCCGCGTGGCCGGCCGCCTCCCCCGACCCCGGTTTGCGGGCTTCCACCCGGGCCGCCGTGCGCGCCGCCGTCTCGGCCTGCTGGTGGACGTAGCCGACCCAGCCGAGTTGGATGCCGCACAGCGCGACGAAGAGCAGGATGGGGATGAAGCCGATGTACTCCAGGGCCACTTGACCCCGGTCCCGAAAGGCGCGCCGGGTCCCTGTCATCTCACTCCCCTCCCCTCTCCTGCTCCTGTGGCGAGCCGCCCTCGCCCGTGATGGGAACGCCGATGTCCAGCCCGGGGAACAGCACGGGGACGTGGAGCCTGACGGTCGCCTTGTAGATGTCCCCCGCGTTCCCGCAGTCCACCTCCACGGCCCAGGCGCCCCCGATGTG
This Streptomyces sp. NBC_00539 DNA region includes the following protein-coding sequences:
- a CDS encoding TadE/TadG family type IV pilus assembly protein; amino-acid sequence: MAVEFVGMVPLILLLVAAVWECVLIGYAFSLAGNAADEAARAGAVHGDAACGTAARRHIGGAWAVEVDCGNAGDIYKATVRLHVPVLFPGLDIGVPITGEGGSPQEQERGGE
- a CDS encoding TadE/TadG family type IV pilus assembly protein, which translates into the protein MTGTRRAFRDRGQVALEYIGFIPILLFVALCGIQLGWVGYVHQQAETAARTAARVEARKPGSGEAAGHAAIRSGLAATITVSGGGDAVTANVSIPVTSIIPGLALDPATATAVMPNDDPKGP